From the Deltaproteobacteria bacterium genome, the window TTCGGCGACAACCTGCTGCCGCTTCATTATATGACGCAGTCCGTGGCGGACCGGATCGGCGAGGCCGATGCGGCCCGGATTCTGGATCTCGTGACGTGGCGCTTCGCCCCCCTCACGGACATCGGCACGGGCCGGGAATACATGGCTCCGCTGGATTGGTTCAAAAAGCTCAACGAATTCAACGGCGCCTCCGCCGGCAACACCCTGGAGGAATCCATGCTCCAGGGCGGCTGCGAGCTGGTGGAACGCCACGTCTGCGCCGTCATCGACCGCACCCGGCAGGAAACGCCAACCATCGATCCTGCCAGCTTCACCGATCCGGTCCTGATCGATCTGTACCGCAAATTCACCCGCAACGAGCTCAAGGTCTGGATCAAGGATTTCAGCCTCGGCTTTCCCGTGCCCACGGTCGCGGCCCTGGTCATGGACCCGGCCACCTTTCCGGACACAAGCGAGATCGTCTTTACCGCCGGCACGGCCACGTCGCCCGAAAAGGCGGCCATCCGCGCCCTGACCGAAATCGCCCAGCTCGGCGGGGATTTTGAATCGTGCAGCAACTACGAGGCCTCGGGCCTGCCCAAATTCACCCATCCGGACCAGTGCGCATGGCTGACGCGCGGCCCGCAGGTGTCGATCACGACCCTGCCGTCCGGCGCGGACACGGACATCGCCCAGGAACTGCGGAACTTTTGCGCCCGGCTGGCCCTGCAGGGCTTCACCTTTTTTTCCGTGCCCACGACCACGCAGGAACTGGGCATCGCGGCCAATTACAACATC encodes:
- a CDS encoding tetratricopeptide repeat protein, whose product is EDARDIMPTRKQMGKGASPAQAEASALMELVERFSFFTFWDNQDNFQSMTWSKARQAFGDNLLPLHYMTQSVADRIGEADAARILDLVTWRFAPLTDIGTGREYMAPLDWFKKLNEFNGASAGNTLEESMLQGGCELVERHVCAVIDRTRQETPTIDPASFTDPVLIDLYRKFTRNELKVWIKDFSLGFPVPTVAALVMDPATFPDTSEIVFTAGTATSPEKAAIRALTEIAQLGGDFESCSNYEASGLPKFTHPDQCAWLTRGPQVSITTLPSGADTDIAQELRNFCARLALQGFTFFSVPTTTQELGIAANYNIVPGFLFRERTPMASLGLFVGRILAEDLDPDEAWAGLDLLESIHPEAHYLPFFRGLVALRQGNIDQAASWFAQAEDRQPDPEDRGLAAFYQAYALSQQGLWSETIPHLNRAVGHCPEVKEYFNLRGVAYFKQKEFAGAAANFELALALDSGSAMDLANLGLCHKFMNNADKARELLGEALRLDPSLDFARTHLHELGA